A DNA window from Brassica napus cultivar Da-Ae chromosome C1, Da-Ae, whole genome shotgun sequence contains the following coding sequences:
- the LOC125575349 gene encoding uncharacterized protein LOC125575349, whose protein sequence is MVKTYTHESLKIIYLFVFALLIVRLIPSKAQPPYCTMERRDTEYFNCVDSLKLGTPWVPPSKDCCEYIQIDNMACFCKGANRLFSAVFDQNKLFKISHACGDLLVPGSYCGSKYH, encoded by the coding sequence ATGGTGAAAACCTATACTCACGAGTCtctaaaaatcatttatttgttcGTGTTTGCATTACTGATTGTGAGATTAATTCCATCAAAAGCTCAACCTCCATATTGTACTATGGAAAGACGTGATACTGAGTACTTTAATTGCGTTGATTCTCTCAAGTTGGGTACACCATGGGTTCCTCCTTCCAAAGACTGCTGCGAATATATACAAATCGATAATATGGCTTGCTTCTGCAAAGGCGCCAATAGATTATTTTCAGCAGTTTTTGACCAAAATAAGCTTTTCAAAATCTCTCATGCATGCGGAGATCTCTTAGTTCCGGGATCATATTGCGGAAGTAAGTATCACTAA